In Paenibacillus algicola, a genomic segment contains:
- a CDS encoding carbohydrate ABC transporter permease has translation MKHRWSLSSVAFDVFNYALLILLCISMLYPFLFLFTLSFSSPESSFATVRLLPETWTLDNYAKVLSNEFVLAGFGNTIIRTALGTALTLIVTVCTAYPLAKRHFPHRNFWTMFVVFTMFFSGGLIPLFLLVKSLGMMNTTWALVLPTLLHTFHMIICRNFFMALPESLEESAKIDGANDIVILFRIVIPLSMPILATVVLWTAVWHWNAWFDSLIYITDPNNQVLQVVMRRIVLEGTQQMMNLNDAEEVANPETIKAATVMVTTIPIILFYPFLQKHFVKGILVGSLKG, from the coding sequence ATGAAGCACAGATGGAGTTTATCGAGTGTGGCGTTTGACGTATTTAACTACGCACTGCTCATTCTATTATGTATAAGTATGCTATACCCGTTCCTGTTCCTGTTCACCCTCTCCTTCAGCTCGCCGGAATCGTCGTTCGCGACCGTTCGGCTGCTGCCGGAGACGTGGACGCTGGACAATTACGCAAAGGTGCTGTCCAACGAGTTCGTGCTGGCGGGCTTCGGCAATACGATCATAAGGACGGCCCTGGGAACGGCGCTGACGTTGATCGTAACCGTATGTACAGCGTATCCGCTGGCCAAGCGGCATTTTCCGCACCGGAATTTCTGGACGATGTTTGTTGTCTTTACGATGTTCTTCAGCGGCGGTCTCATCCCGCTGTTCCTGCTCGTTAAGTCACTGGGGATGATGAATACGACCTGGGCGCTCGTGCTCCCGACACTTCTTCATACCTTTCATATGATTATTTGCCGTAACTTCTTCATGGCGCTGCCGGAAAGCCTGGAGGAGTCTGCCAAGATTGACGGTGCCAATGACATTGTCATTCTGTTCCGGATTGTGATTCCGCTCTCCATGCCAATTCTGGCTACGGTCGTTCTGTGGACCGCGGTATGGCATTGGAATGCGTGGTTCGATTCCCTCATCTATATTACCGATCCGAACAATCAGGTGCTGCAGGTTGTCATGCGCCGAATCGTTCTGGAGGGTACGCAGCAGATGATGAATCTGAACGATGCTGAGGAGGTTGCCAACCCGGAGACCATCAAAGCGGCGACGGTTATGGTAACGACGATTCCGATTATCCTGTTCTACCCTTTCCTGCAAAAGCATTTCGTAAAAGGAATTCTTGTAGGCTCATTAAAAGGATAA
- a CDS encoding AraC family transcriptional regulator, whose product MLTKLRRRSNFFFRLILSYILLLVLAVVLVGYGSYLQFTEQYNEQVQQVNERILSQWSATIDMSIVQKAESIYLGLVTDSFQNADLLHLFTNTADGQYTKIRNVQSLLSTAAATAPDIVESVDMYVLGSSLRVSSLRGVTYGNDPASDSKQKLEWITAAAETGPTSLWLLTDAETRLAGQQPAKRLTFLRPYPLVADRSKQRGFIAIHMHAQLIDQLIANKSSNDESSTLLLDASGKVLASSAPFLPSEGWDDMVSRIVNEPQPSLHQLVDLGGQATIAGYQTLPSYGWRLVSFTPVEEFYSKGRRIRNNVLFTSLAVIAIGLLLAHIFASRFYNPVRTIVTSARAWLEQDHAEVKRKENTSSNEFLMINEMIGGLSVQVNELQRTLSSNLPVMKHNFVYGLLLQGYTSNEEVSARLKLLRSSFPFSRYTAVQIQLPPQQMIEMDTETREFVKFYVMGKAEEQLSHDTMRVMAADLPGDIIGIVVNLEEPAMSTLAERCQDLVSVIYANFMVEATVLLGSTVESALALPDSYKQTEKLSSYLYYLPRVQAVYEVELLRREESQEEIPEELVDSFAKSLRSRQPEVTEQALLLIIEHMAKGSYSLHHCEQRWSETINAFYGYLKEMNFRSKDIVSAYMQEELKEVKHIVEFQQLLFRMIVKTWTMLEKKSNDRTYEVVDRVKSYIEEQYHMPLSLDYLADLVQTSPRYLSKIFKDETGMNFVDYLNSVRMDRAKELLLTTELTVEDISSKTGFNSSAYFIRKFREAHGTTPKMFRQMQQ is encoded by the coding sequence ATGCTAACGAAACTGCGGCGCAGAAGCAATTTCTTCTTCCGGCTTATTCTGTCGTACATCCTGCTGCTCGTGCTTGCGGTTGTGCTGGTAGGCTACGGCTCGTATCTGCAGTTCACGGAGCAGTATAATGAGCAGGTTCAGCAGGTCAATGAGCGGATTCTGAGCCAGTGGAGCGCAACGATTGACATGTCGATTGTCCAGAAAGCGGAATCCATCTACCTGGGGCTTGTCACCGACTCCTTCCAAAATGCCGACCTGCTGCATCTGTTCACCAATACCGCCGACGGACAGTATACCAAGATCCGGAACGTCCAGAGCCTGCTGTCTACAGCCGCGGCCACCGCACCGGACATTGTAGAGTCCGTGGACATGTATGTGCTGGGCTCATCCCTGCGGGTATCGTCACTGCGCGGCGTCACGTACGGGAATGATCCGGCCTCTGACAGCAAGCAGAAGCTGGAGTGGATTACCGCCGCGGCCGAAACAGGCCCGACCTCCTTGTGGCTGCTGACCGACGCCGAGACGCGGCTGGCAGGGCAGCAGCCTGCCAAGCGGCTCACCTTCCTGCGGCCTTATCCCCTGGTAGCCGACCGCTCAAAGCAGCGCGGCTTTATCGCGATTCATATGCATGCCCAGCTGATCGATCAGCTGATTGCCAATAAATCATCCAATGACGAGAGCAGCACGCTCCTGCTGGATGCCTCCGGGAAGGTGCTCGCCTCCAGCGCGCCTTTTTTGCCCAGTGAGGGCTGGGATGACATGGTAAGTCGCATTGTGAATGAGCCCCAGCCCAGCCTGCACCAGCTTGTCGATCTTGGCGGCCAGGCTACCATTGCCGGCTACCAAACCCTGCCTTCCTATGGCTGGAGGCTTGTCAGCTTCACCCCCGTGGAGGAGTTCTACAGCAAGGGCCGCCGCATTCGCAACAATGTGCTGTTTACGAGCCTGGCGGTCATTGCCATCGGCCTGCTGCTGGCGCATATCTTCGCCTCCCGCTTCTACAACCCGGTACGGACCATTGTAACCTCCGCCCGGGCGTGGCTGGAGCAGGATCATGCCGAGGTGAAGCGGAAAGAGAACACCTCCTCCAATGAGTTCCTGATGATTAATGAGATGATTGGCGGCTTGTCTGTCCAGGTGAACGAGCTGCAGCGCACGCTGAGCTCGAACCTGCCGGTCATGAAGCATAATTTCGTATATGGATTGCTGCTGCAGGGCTATACATCGAATGAAGAGGTCAGCGCTCGCCTGAAGCTGCTGCGCTCCTCCTTCCCTTTCAGCCGCTACACAGCGGTTCAGATTCAGCTTCCTCCGCAGCAGATGATTGAGATGGACACGGAAACCCGAGAGTTTGTGAAGTTCTATGTCATGGGTAAAGCGGAGGAGCAGCTCAGCCATGATACCATGCGGGTCATGGCCGCGGACCTGCCGGGCGATATTATCGGCATCGTCGTCAATCTGGAGGAGCCCGCCATGAGCACTCTGGCAGAGCGTTGTCAGGATCTCGTGTCTGTCATCTACGCCAACTTTATGGTCGAGGCTACGGTGCTGCTCGGCAGCACTGTAGAATCCGCACTCGCGCTCCCCGACTCCTATAAGCAGACGGAGAAGCTGTCAAGCTATCTGTACTACCTGCCGCGAGTGCAAGCGGTGTATGAGGTTGAGCTGCTCCGCCGGGAGGAGAGTCAGGAGGAGATTCCGGAGGAGCTTGTAGACAGCTTCGCCAAGAGCCTTCGCAGCCGCCAGCCGGAGGTGACGGAGCAGGCCTTGCTGCTGATCATCGAGCATATGGCCAAGGGAAGCTACTCCCTGCATCATTGCGAGCAGCGCTGGTCGGAGACGATTAATGCTTTTTACGGCTACCTGAAAGAAATGAACTTCCGCTCCAAGGATATTGTGTCTGCTTATATGCAGGAGGAGCTGAAGGAGGTCAAGCACATTGTCGAGTTTCAGCAGCTGCTGTTCCGGATGATCGTCAAGACCTGGACGATGCTGGAGAAGAAGAGCAATGACCGGACTTACGAGGTCGTGGATCGGGTTAAATCCTACATTGAGGAGCAGTACCATATGCCGCTGTCCCTGGATTATTTAGCAGACCTCGTGCAGACCAGCCCGCGTTACTTGAGCAAAATCTTCAAGGATGAGACCGGCATGAACTTCGTGGACTACCTCAATTCGGTCCGTATGGACCGGGCAAAGGAGCTGCTGCTTACGACCGAGCTGACTGTTGAGGACATCTCCAGCAAAACCGGCTTCAACAGCTCTGCTTACTTCATCCGCAAATTCCGTGAAGCGCATGGAACCACCCCCAAAATGTTTCGGCAAATGCAGCAGTAG
- the rapZ gene encoding RNase adapter RapZ — MLETEERGKTNSMATLIIITGMSGAGKTLAVQSLEDLGFFCVDNLPPVLIPKFAELIEQSNGKIGKVALVIDLRGREFFTALAESLNYIKDHFTIHSEIMFLDATDSVLVQRYKESRRRHPLAPEGMPLDGIRLERKMLDELKNSATQVIDTSLMKPARLKETIISRFTHLENRMLTVNVTSFGFKYGIPIDADLVFDVRFLPNPHYVETLRPNTGQHSDVYEYVMKWPETQAFLTKLLDMLHFLIPQYRKEGKSQVIIGIGCTGGKHRSVAISEYLGKMLSASETEKVSVSHRDHDRDRH; from the coding sequence ATGCTGGAAACAGAGGAACGCGGCAAGACCAATTCGATGGCCACGCTAATTATCATTACCGGCATGTCAGGAGCAGGAAAGACGCTGGCTGTACAGAGCCTGGAGGACCTCGGGTTTTTCTGTGTCGACAATCTGCCCCCGGTGCTGATTCCGAAGTTTGCGGAGCTGATTGAGCAATCGAACGGCAAGATCGGCAAGGTCGCGCTGGTCATTGATCTTCGCGGCCGGGAATTTTTCACCGCGCTGGCGGAGTCGCTGAACTACATCAAGGATCACTTTACGATCCACAGCGAAATCATGTTTCTGGATGCGACGGATTCCGTGCTCGTCCAGCGCTACAAGGAGAGCCGCCGCCGCCATCCGTTGGCGCCGGAGGGGATGCCGCTCGACGGAATCCGCCTGGAGCGCAAGATGCTAGATGAGCTGAAGAACTCAGCGACGCAGGTTATCGACACCAGCCTCATGAAGCCGGCGCGGCTGAAGGAAACGATTATTTCCCGGTTTACGCATCTGGAAAACCGCATGCTGACGGTCAATGTGACCTCCTTTGGATTCAAATATGGCATTCCGATTGATGCGGATTTGGTGTTTGACGTCCGCTTTTTGCCGAATCCCCATTATGTAGAGACCCTTCGCCCCAATACGGGCCAGCACAGTGATGTATACGAGTATGTGATGAAGTGGCCGGAAACGCAGGCCTTTCTGACGAAGCTGCTCGATATGCTCCATTTCCTGATCCCGCAGTACCGCAAGGAAGGAAAGAGCCAGGTAATCATCGGCATTGGCTGCACCGGTGGCAAGCACCGCTCTGTGGCAATCTCGGAATATCTCGGAAAGATGCTGTCGGCGAGTGAAACCGAGAAGGTTTCGGTAAGCCACCGCGATCATGACCGGGACCGGCATTAA
- a CDS encoding extracellular solute-binding protein — protein sequence MKNKASVWLRGSAALLLSSALIVSGCSKESTSAGQGGTSSPSTPAVEEEKDKKHTLSIASYHIGPTDKDGELVKYANEKYNVELDILNIENNKYEELLNLKFASGEIPDRMQVRSFGSLQKYIKSDVLAEIPEDLLKQHAPTLYASLEKSFPGIFEYSKIDGKLYGIPYVVPQGQHRAPLVYRGDWMKNVGVEEAPKTLEQFEELMYKFATEDPDGNGKKDTYGLSYSAMAAVFGAFGYMPDIFNGDKGNDKMIWQVRDDKLVYSAIQPEMKEALTMLNQWFKDGIIDPEFITGENQGGNWALTHAFINGRIGTSGQGYFYHWIPQLGSRNAGPNNTELGKLNSAAAEALVQGEPPVGEDGKRGMWQQNMMSGSFVSFGKQVEKDPDKMIRMLEMLETMNATYQERSIMWYGMENKHWHYQDEDGVKVATPIDPEHNAAAMAKLGGHLVINPFQMLEHQDVDNKMRNEFGAEHKLDEGGIQNELFTALESEGKYRAELDKLQDEAYISIITGDKPISYFDEFVEKWRKAGGEQLEKEANEWYSSMK from the coding sequence ATGAAAAACAAAGCGTCTGTATGGCTTCGAGGCTCTGCTGCACTGCTGCTGTCGTCAGCTCTGATCGTATCCGGCTGCTCTAAGGAAAGCACGAGTGCGGGGCAAGGCGGAACGAGCAGCCCAAGTACACCGGCTGTAGAGGAGGAAAAGGACAAGAAGCATACCCTTTCCATCGCATCCTATCACATCGGCCCGACAGACAAAGATGGGGAGCTTGTGAAGTATGCCAATGAAAAATACAACGTGGAGCTCGACATTCTGAACATCGAGAATAACAAATACGAGGAGCTCCTGAACCTGAAGTTCGCTTCCGGTGAAATTCCCGACCGGATGCAGGTGCGCAGCTTCGGCTCACTGCAGAAATATATCAAGTCCGATGTACTTGCAGAAATTCCGGAGGACCTGCTGAAGCAGCATGCGCCGACGCTGTATGCCAGCCTGGAGAAGAGCTTTCCTGGTATTTTTGAATATTCCAAAATTGACGGCAAGCTGTATGGCATTCCGTATGTCGTTCCACAGGGTCAGCACCGGGCACCGCTTGTGTATCGGGGCGACTGGATGAAGAACGTCGGGGTCGAAGAGGCACCGAAGACCCTTGAACAATTTGAGGAGCTCATGTATAAATTTGCAACGGAGGACCCGGACGGCAACGGCAAGAAGGACACGTACGGTCTATCCTATTCTGCGATGGCTGCAGTCTTTGGCGCCTTCGGCTATATGCCGGATATTTTCAACGGGGACAAAGGCAATGACAAGATGATCTGGCAGGTTCGGGATGACAAGCTCGTCTACTCCGCGATTCAGCCGGAAATGAAGGAAGCGCTTACGATGCTGAACCAATGGTTTAAGGACGGCATTATTGATCCGGAATTTATTACAGGGGAAAACCAGGGCGGCAACTGGGCACTGACCCATGCGTTTATTAACGGACGTATCGGTACATCTGGCCAGGGCTACTTCTATCACTGGATTCCGCAGCTGGGCAGCAGAAATGCAGGTCCGAACAATACGGAGCTGGGCAAGCTGAACAGCGCTGCAGCGGAAGCTCTCGTGCAGGGCGAGCCGCCGGTTGGCGAGGATGGAAAGCGAGGCATGTGGCAGCAAAATATGATGAGCGGCAGCTTTGTGAGCTTTGGCAAGCAAGTGGAGAAGGACCCAGACAAGATGATCCGCATGCTGGAGATGCTGGAGACGATGAACGCTACTTATCAAGAGCGCAGCATTATGTGGTACGGCATGGAGAACAAGCACTGGCATTACCAGGATGAGGATGGTGTTAAGGTAGCTACTCCGATCGATCCTGAGCATAATGCAGCCGCGATGGCGAAGCTTGGTGGTCACCTGGTTATCAATCCGTTCCAGATGCTGGAGCATCAGGATGTGGACAACAAGATGAGAAATGAATTCGGCGCAGAGCATAAGCTGGACGAGGGCGGCATCCAGAACGAGCTGTTCACGGCGCTGGAGTCAGAAGGCAAATACCGTGCGGAGCTCGACAAGCTGCAGGATGAGGCCTACATTTCGATCATTACTGGCGACAAGCCGATCAGCTACTTTGATGAATTTGTAGAGAAGTGGCGCAAGGCGGGTGGCGAGCAGCTGGAGAAGGAAGCTAATGAATGGTATTCGTCCATGAAATAA
- a CDS encoding ABC transporter permease, which produces MNKLKLPALRPYVRHKYLVLLFLPAFLYYVMFHYVPIYGLQIAFKDYVFSKGIWGSEWVGLEHFRDIFGMESFWQVFRNTLIISAYKLLFGFPAPIILAILLNEIRLVFFKRIVQTVSYMPHFLSWVVIASLFIQFLSPSIGPLNAVIKWLGFDPIYFMADPKWFRTVLVVTDMWKEIGWSSIIYLAALTGINPELYEASKVDGANRYHNIRFITLPSMMPVITIMFIFAIGKLVNDDFDQVFNMYNSAVYEVGDVLSTYTYRRGLVDMEYSFATAVGLFKNVVAFTLIVITNAIVKRVNDYGLW; this is translated from the coding sequence ATGAATAAGCTGAAGCTGCCTGCACTTCGCCCCTATGTCAGACACAAATATCTGGTGCTGTTGTTTCTGCCGGCTTTCCTCTATTATGTCATGTTCCATTATGTACCGATCTACGGACTTCAGATCGCTTTCAAGGATTATGTGTTCAGTAAAGGGATCTGGGGGAGCGAGTGGGTTGGACTGGAGCACTTCCGGGACATTTTCGGGATGGAGAGCTTCTGGCAGGTGTTTCGCAATACGCTCATTATTAGTGCGTATAAGCTGCTGTTCGGCTTCCCGGCTCCGATTATCCTGGCAATTCTGTTGAATGAGATCCGGCTGGTGTTCTTCAAGCGGATTGTCCAGACGGTGAGCTACATGCCCCATTTTCTATCCTGGGTCGTGATCGCATCCTTGTTCATCCAGTTTCTGTCCCCGTCCATCGGACCGCTGAATGCCGTGATTAAATGGCTGGGCTTCGATCCCATCTACTTCATGGCCGATCCGAAGTGGTTCCGTACGGTCCTGGTCGTTACCGACATGTGGAAAGAAATCGGCTGGAGCTCAATCATTTATTTGGCAGCGCTTACAGGGATTAACCCTGAGCTGTACGAGGCATCCAAGGTAGACGGAGCGAATCGTTATCATAACATCCGTTTTATTACACTTCCTTCGATGATGCCGGTTATTACGATTATGTTTATTTTTGCTATCGGCAAGCTGGTGAACGACGACTTCGACCAGGTCTTCAATATGTACAACTCGGCGGTGTATGAAGTCGGGGATGTCCTGAGCACCTACACCTATCGAAGAGGCCTAGTCGATATGGAGTACAGCTTTGCAACAGCAGTGGGTTTGTTCAAGAACGTCGTCGCCTTTACATTGATCGTCATTACAAACGCCATAGTTAAACGGGTGAACGACTACGGCTTGTGGTAG
- a CDS encoding heparinase II/III family protein: MKTLNTDEQSVHVGGLRYFLSEGELDKAIQIYKKHFAVELEQAMQTADMAVTGCYKVPFSMAAREFVPIGVPPSWSVNPTEDLEFEWILNRHLHVMSLGIAYLLTGEESYAEVFQRDVITWIEQNPMPEGEAYEAAAYFQKRGPWRLLEVSMRAHSWLWGATLLQRSRVLQEGSFQGKLEASLRQHARYLTAYFGTPDMNHASIHMQGLFFLGICLPAAPEAPMWRQLAAERLELCLLRQVLPDGVHNEMATSYHISSMNLFLLPALMGARLGYALPSLFGDRLERMARYVAAITRPDGTCTPWSDSDWSKSGRYMIGLAGALLEDSSLLALGELSADALWQLGPEAYEAAFNAIQESRHTPSNGVSTVFPDAGYYIMRSSRHYLAFDAGPLGDAHGHADCLSFEWALDGQLVFVDPGRYTYQEGEWRRYFKSTYAHNTVTIDGLDQTPYASTQQWAEPEAVPTVYRHLSTEQYELVDAAHNGYERLASPVRHRRWLYVDRQLPLIILADWLQGTGTHEAEQRFQLQEGWLAVPAAEPDEGVQPLHLAGGGRQLTMRWYTDGTFSQARSRVGEAFIAQQYGTKAPTLAISVKGVIQDNACLLSIIYDEKEVSITNGLIEESGKRLQITIRSADGASSTLNLDEHSVARNDH, encoded by the coding sequence ATGAAGACTTTGAATACAGATGAACAGAGCGTCCATGTTGGCGGACTCCGGTATTTTCTGAGCGAAGGAGAGCTGGACAAAGCCATACAGATCTATAAAAAGCATTTCGCAGTTGAGCTGGAGCAGGCGATGCAGACCGCTGACATGGCTGTCACGGGCTGCTATAAAGTACCTTTTTCCATGGCTGCGCGTGAATTTGTGCCGATTGGAGTTCCGCCCAGCTGGAGTGTAAATCCCACAGAGGATCTGGAATTTGAATGGATTCTGAACCGTCACCTGCATGTCATGAGTTTGGGGATTGCATACCTGCTGACCGGTGAGGAGAGCTACGCGGAGGTGTTTCAGCGCGATGTAATCACCTGGATTGAACAAAATCCGATGCCGGAGGGAGAGGCGTATGAGGCCGCAGCGTATTTTCAAAAACGCGGGCCGTGGCGTCTGCTGGAGGTCAGCATGCGGGCACACAGCTGGCTCTGGGGTGCAACGCTGCTGCAGAGAAGCCGGGTGCTGCAGGAAGGCAGCTTCCAGGGGAAGCTGGAGGCGTCGCTGCGTCAGCATGCTCGTTACTTGACAGCCTACTTCGGTACGCCGGACATGAATCATGCCTCCATACATATGCAGGGCTTGTTCTTTCTCGGCATATGCCTGCCGGCTGCACCGGAGGCTCCGATGTGGCGTCAGCTTGCTGCGGAGCGGCTGGAGCTGTGCCTGCTGCGGCAGGTGCTGCCGGACGGAGTGCACAACGAAATGGCGACCTCTTATCATATTTCGAGTATGAACCTGTTTCTGCTTCCGGCGCTGATGGGAGCACGCCTGGGCTATGCCCTTCCTTCTCTGTTTGGAGACCGGCTGGAGCGTATGGCACGTTATGTGGCGGCCATTACCCGCCCGGATGGCACCTGTACACCTTGGTCGGATTCGGACTGGAGCAAGAGCGGGCGCTATATGATCGGTCTGGCCGGGGCACTGCTGGAGGATTCCTCGCTGCTGGCACTAGGTGAGCTGTCCGCAGATGCCTTGTGGCAGCTTGGGCCTGAGGCCTATGAGGCCGCTTTTAATGCCATTCAGGAGTCACGGCATACTCCTTCAAATGGGGTCAGCACCGTATTTCCTGATGCCGGCTACTACATCATGCGTTCATCCAGACATTATCTGGCCTTTGATGCCGGTCCGCTGGGCGATGCTCACGGGCATGCCGATTGCCTCTCCTTCGAATGGGCGCTGGATGGCCAGCTGGTATTCGTGGACCCGGGCAGATACACGTACCAAGAGGGGGAATGGCGGAGATACTTCAAATCAACCTATGCGCACAATACGGTAACGATTGATGGCTTGGATCAGACCCCGTATGCCTCCACCCAGCAATGGGCAGAGCCCGAGGCCGTGCCGACGGTATACCGTCATCTGAGCACGGAGCAGTATGAGCTGGTGGATGCGGCTCATAATGGCTATGAACGCCTGGCTTCACCGGTCCGCCACCGCCGCTGGCTGTATGTGGACCGTCAGCTGCCGCTTATCATCCTTGCCGACTGGCTGCAGGGCACCGGCACGCACGAGGCGGAGCAGCGGTTTCAGCTGCAGGAGGGCTGGCTGGCAGTCCCGGCCGCAGAGCCGGACGAGGGCGTGCAGCCGCTTCATCTGGCTGGTGGAGGCCGCCAGCTGACGATGAGATGGTACACAGACGGCACCTTCAGCCAGGCCAGAAGCCGTGTGGGTGAGGCCTTTATTGCGCAGCAATACGGAACCAAAGCACCAACGCTGGCCATTTCCGTAAAGGGGGTGATTCAGGACAATGCATGTCTCTTGAGCATCATCTATGATGAGAAGGAGGTGAGCATTACGAACGGCTTGATCGAGGAGAGCGGCAAACG
- a CDS encoding HPr family phosphocarrier protein, with the protein MTKHPVVVRLKTGLHARPAALFVQEANKYSSEIFVEKDDKKVNAKSIMGIMSLAISSGTEVYISADGADAEQAVTSLVNLVSKEELENQ; encoded by the coding sequence ATGACCAAGCACCCGGTAGTTGTTCGGCTGAAGACGGGTCTACATGCCAGACCGGCCGCGTTGTTCGTTCAAGAAGCGAATAAATATTCATCTGAAATTTTCGTGGAAAAAGATGATAAAAAAGTGAACGCCAAAAGTATTATGGGCATCATGAGCCTTGCCATCAGTTCGGGTACTGAGGTTTATATCAGCGCCGATGGCGCTGACGCGGAGCAGGCGGTTACTTCCTTAGTGAACCTGGTGAGCAAAGAAGAGCTGGAGAATCAGTAA
- a CDS encoding gluconeogenesis factor YvcK family protein: MNVAQTAGKRPRIVVMGGGTGLSVMLRGLKEKPLDITAIVTVADDGGSSGILRSELQMPPPGDIRNVLTALADVEPLLADILKYRFSAGSNLAGHSLGNLILAALTDMHGDFVTAVKEMSRVFVCRGAVLPAAGEGVVLHAEMEDGSIVSGESKIPEAGGVIKRVFLEPEEVEPLPEALEAVMQADAILIGPGSLYTSILPNLLVPKLAEAVVQSKAIKIFVCNVMTQPGETDNYTVGDHLQAIYDHIGLHLFDYVIVNDGEIPPQVQDQYAEQGAKPVLLDRDEVTSRGYKLIADKLVLFRTYLRHDAERLSQHIYQLVNDWISRER; this comes from the coding sequence ATGAATGTGGCTCAAACAGCCGGAAAGCGTCCCCGCATCGTCGTGATGGGGGGCGGAACAGGACTGTCTGTCATGCTTCGGGGACTTAAAGAGAAGCCGCTCGACATCACAGCAATCGTCACTGTAGCCGATGATGGAGGCAGCTCCGGCATTCTTCGCAGTGAGCTGCAGATGCCTCCTCCGGGAGATATTCGGAACGTATTAACGGCGCTTGCCGATGTTGAGCCGCTGCTGGCGGATATTCTGAAGTACCGCTTCAGCGCCGGCTCCAATCTGGCAGGCCACAGCCTCGGCAATCTGATCCTGGCAGCGCTCACCGACATGCACGGTGACTTTGTAACCGCGGTCAAGGAGATGAGCCGGGTTTTCGTCTGTCGTGGAGCGGTTTTGCCTGCGGCTGGCGAGGGCGTGGTGCTGCATGCGGAGATGGAGGACGGCAGTATCGTTTCCGGGGAATCCAAGATTCCGGAGGCTGGAGGCGTTATCAAGCGCGTATTTCTGGAGCCGGAGGAAGTGGAGCCGCTGCCGGAAGCGCTGGAGGCTGTCATGCAGGCGGATGCGATTCTGATCGGACCGGGAAGCCTGTATACGAGCATTCTTCCCAATCTGCTCGTGCCGAAGCTCGCGGAAGCAGTAGTACAGTCCAAGGCTATAAAAATATTTGTATGTAATGTTATGACACAGCCCGGAGAAACCGACAATTATACGGTCGGTGATCATCTCCAGGCCATTTATGATCATATAGGCCTTCATCTGTTTGACTATGTGATCGTCAATGACGGAGAAATTCCGCCACAGGTCCAGGATCAGTATGCGGAGCAGGGGGCGAAGCCCGTGCTTCTGGACCGGGATGAGGTCACGAGCCGGGGCTACAAGCTGATTGCCGACAAGCTCGTGCTGTTCCGGACCTACCTCCGTCATGATGCGGAACGTCTGAGCCAGCATATTTACCAGCTGGTGAACGACTGGATTTCCAGAGAGAGGTGA
- the whiA gene encoding DNA-binding protein WhiA, translating to MSFAAQTKKELTMIESQSCCEKAELSALIRMNGSVQLSSKKIVLDISTENAAIARRIYSLIKKHFQVHTELLVRKKMRLKKNNVYIVRIPAQVQEILKGLHIVSEGFLFLPRIDDQIIRKNCCKRAYLRGAFMAGGSVNNPEGSSYHLEIASMYEEHCQALVDLANEFHLNARCIERKKGFIFYIKEGEKIIEFLNLIGAHQALFKFEDVRIMRDMRNSVNRIVNCETANLNKTIGAAIRQIENIKLLQREVGLDKLPDKLREVAEIRLQHPDMNLKEVGELLKGTVSKSGVNHRLRKIDELAEKIRNG from the coding sequence TTGTCTTTTGCGGCTCAAACCAAAAAAGAATTAACCATGATCGAAAGCCAGAGCTGCTGCGAGAAAGCCGAGCTGTCCGCGCTCATTCGCATGAACGGATCCGTTCAGCTATCCAGCAAGAAGATTGTTCTGGACATATCGACAGAAAATGCCGCGATTGCAAGGCGGATTTATTCCTTGATCAAGAAGCATTTTCAAGTGCATACGGAGCTCCTGGTGCGTAAAAAAATGCGCTTGAAGAAGAATAATGTATATATCGTCCGGATTCCCGCTCAGGTTCAGGAAATTTTAAAGGGACTCCATATTGTGTCCGAGGGCTTTCTGTTTCTTCCCCGGATTGATGATCAAATTATCCGCAAAAATTGCTGTAAACGCGCTTACCTGCGCGGCGCCTTTATGGCCGGAGGCTCGGTGAACAATCCGGAGGGCTCCTCTTATCATCTGGAGATTGCCTCCATGTATGAGGAGCACTGTCAGGCCCTGGTCGATCTGGCGAATGAATTTCACCTGAACGCGCGCTGTATCGAGCGCAAGAAGGGGTTCATCTTCTACATCAAGGAAGGCGAGAAGATTATCGAGTTCCTGAATCTGATCGGGGCCCATCAGGCGCTGTTCAAATTCGAGGATGTCCGCATCATGCGGGACATGCGCAATTCGGTGAACCGGATCGTGAATTGTGAAACGGCGAATCTGAACAAGACGATCGGTGCCGCCATCCGGCAGATTGAGAACATCAAGCTGCTTCAAAGAGAGGTCGGCCTCGACAAGCTGCCAGATAAGCTCCGCGAGGTCGCCGAGATCAGGCTTCAGCATCCCGATATGAATCTGAAAGAGGTCGGAGAGCTGCTGAAGGGAACCGTCAGCAAGTCGGGAGTGAACCACAGGCTGCGCAAGATTGACGAGCTGGCGGAAAAAATCCGAAACGGCTGA